A portion of the Calliphora vicina chromosome 5, idCalVici1.1, whole genome shotgun sequence genome contains these proteins:
- the LOC135959804 gene encoding uncharacterized protein LOC135959804 yields MLALYSDISDQLKFGDNDFIIMDELNEISSALTSTSHLSVENERCTRLDSCQSPDQFFVNMVNEFLNDDTTTLPDETSKTSPLNIEYLEEPSDNGVESLINFHCLNKTTKIVASTSSSSSVSPAATTTTTGAFRINELTDDTKNINSLLLPNLNENLPRNVKEICYQRFGRFNTNLPAEVHNFKCHLCAFSCAWKEILLQHFQDKHPT; encoded by the coding sequence ATCAATTGAAATTTGGTGACAATGATTTCATTATAATGGATGAGCTAAATGAAATCAGCAGTGCCCTGACCAGTACCTCTCACTTGAGTGTGGAAAATGAACGTTGTACCCGTTTGGATTCATGCCAATCTCCCGATCAGTTTTTCGTTAATATGGTCAATGAATTTCTCAATGATGATACCACCACCTTGCCAGATGAGACTTCAAAAACTTCTCCCTtgaatattgaatatttggaaGAGCCCAGCGATAATGGTGTGGAAAGTCTTATAAATTTTCATTGCCTAAATAAAACCACCAAAATAGTGGCATCAACTTCATCATCGTCTTCCGTATCACCTGCAGCCACTACCACCACCACCGGTGCTTTTCGTATTAATGAATTGACTGATGATACAAAAAACATTAACTCCTTGTTGTTGCCAAATTTAAATGAGAATTTACCCAGAAATGTTAAGGAGATTTGCTATCAAAGATTTGGTCGCTTCAATACCAATCTGCCGGCTGAGGTACATAATTTTAAGTGTCATCTGTGTGCGTTTTCATGTGCATGGAAAGAGATATTATTGCAACATTTTCAAGATAAACATCCAACTTag